In Eupeodes corollae chromosome 3, idEupCoro1.1, whole genome shotgun sequence, a single genomic region encodes these proteins:
- the LOC129949098 gene encoding odorant receptor 43a-like, with amino-acid sequence MIENFRLLSINIKIWQYCGFIYMNNSYWKCSIFMIIPILFNISEFIYLIVNWGNVETLILSSFMTAILFNSIFRIVSVLLNQKDFVKFIEDIRDWFQETENQRDMASLRVLNAVAVKADTFSKLSLFLGSVGGVMTIIVPLCMNSKELPYPVWIPTVDVYKSPCYEIIFATQVLFVMPFIIVTYIPFTNLFINYLMFGIGSLQILQNKLENVIDSTKDFERIDRDLEYCIQYHNKIIRFCDTLSTLLSLTNLMEFLMFSLMLCVLLFFILIVDSYMLQINAAIYIGSIFYVVLLSYWHANEFSYESLKVAEAAYNSNWTICNSKIKKSILIMILRSQNALQISAGGMYPMTLETFQSLLSASYSYFTVLNGMNN; translated from the exons ATGATTGAAAATTTTCGTCTTCTGTcgattaatattaaaatttggcaatattgtggttttatttatatgaataattCTTATTggaaatgttcaatttttatgattattcctattttatttaatatttctgaatttatttatcttattgTAAATTGGGGAAATGttgaaactttaattttaagttcatttatgACGGCCATTTTATTTAACTCAATTTTTCGTATTGTGTCGGTTTTGTTGAATCAAAAGGattttgtgaaatttattgaagacaTTCGAGACTGGTTTCAGGAAACTGAG aacCAAAGAGATATGGCATCACTAAGAGTGTTGAATGCAGTTGCAGTTAAAGCTGATACATTTTCAAAGCTGAGTTTGTTCTTGGGGAGTGTTGGAGGAGTAATGACAATTATTGTACCATTATGCATGAACTCAAAAG AACTTCCTTATCCTGTTTGGATACCAACAGTTGACGTTTATAAAAGTCCGTgctatgaaatcatatttgCAACACAAGTTCTATTCGTGATGCCTTTTATTATTGTCACCTACATACCTTTTACcaatttattcataaattatcttatgtTTGGTATTGGGAGCCTTCAAattctacaaaataaattggaaaacgTAATTGATTCAACGAAAGATTTTGAGCGAATTGACAGAGACTTGGAGTATTGTATTCAGTACCACAACAAAATTATAAG aTTTTGTGACACATTGAGTACTCTACTATCGCTGACGAATTTAATGGAGTTTTTGATGTTTAGTTTGATGCTTTGTGTTTTGCTTTTCTTCATACTTATT GTTGACAGTTACATGCTACAAATAAATGCTGCCATTTATATTGGTAGTATATTTTACGTAGTCTTACTTTCGTATTGGCATGCTAATGAATTTTCTTATGAA agtCTAAAAGTTGCAGAAGCTGCTTATAACTCTAATTGGACAATTTGTAATTCAAAGATCaagaaaagtattttaattatGATTTTAAGGAGTCAAAATGCTTTGCAA aTCTCAGCTGGTGGAATGTACCCGATGACACTTGAAACATTTCAATCACTCTTAAGTGCTTCTTACTCATATTTTACAGTTCTAAATGGAATGAATAACTAG